The following are encoded in a window of Maylandia zebra isolate NMK-2024a linkage group LG5, Mzebra_GT3a, whole genome shotgun sequence genomic DNA:
- the vgll4b gene encoding transcription cofactor vestigial-like protein 4b isoform X1: protein MLLMKMDLLNYQYLDKMNNNIGILCYEGEAALRGDPRLLSLSSSSSSSSSSSSSSSSSHRTGPPPISPTKRKLSGDQGDSDMDENEHVAKMSRLFAAQLKPNGDYRSSPGSKDRSRSPIERVVVPGALGVPSNHMYSHPHHLHLASLATMDQPLALTKNSMVESARSNTAAMATVLHTVSTVERQQNRPSVITCAPANNRNCNLSHCTVSHNGCSNFTNNYRRSNTNTVCDPVIEEHFRRSLGKNYKEPEPTATNSVSITGSVDDHFAKALGETWLQIKNKGSPSSSGSSPNSSPDSRMVNHNHSPSVVS, encoded by the exons ATGCTACTAATGAAAATGGACCTGTTGAACTACCAGTACCTGGACAAGATGAACAACAACATTGGCATTCTCTGCTACGAAG GTGAGGCAGCTTTAAGAGGAGACCCCAGACTCCTGTCCCTGTCGTCTTCCTCCTCGTCTTCATCATcgtcctcctcatcttcctcctccagcCACAGGACGGGTCCTCCTCCCATCAGCCCCACTAAGAGGAAGCTGAGTGGTGATCAGGGGGACAGCGACATGGATGAAAACGAGCACGTGGCAAAGATGAGTCGACTGTTTGCCGCGCAGCT GAAACCTAATGGAGATTATCGCAGCTCTCCTGGCTCCAAGGACCGCAGCAGGAGCCCCATCGAACGTGTGGTGGTGCCGGGTGCTCTGGGAGTGCCGAGCAACCACATGTACAGCCACCCCCATCACCTCCACCTGGCCAGCTTAGCTACCATGGACCAGCCACTGGCACTTACCAAAAACAGCATGGTGGAGTCAGCACGCAGCAACACAGCAGCTATGGCtacagtgctgcacacagtCAGCACTGTGGAACGCCAGCAG AATCGTCCCTCAGTGATCACATGCGCCCCAGCAAACAACCGCAACTGCAACCTGTCTCACTGTACAGTCTCCCACAACGGCTGCTCCAACTTCACCAATAACTACAGGAGAAGCAACA CCAACACAGTGTGCGACCCTGTGATTGAGGAACATTTCCGTCGCAGCCTTGGGAAAAACTACAAGGAGCCCGAGCCCACCGCCACCAACTCGGTGTCCATCACGGGCTCAGTGGATGACCACTTTGCCAAGGCGCTCGGCGAAACCTGGCTGCAGATCAAAAACAAAGGGAGTCCCTCGTCATCTGGCAGCAGCCCAAACTCCTCCCCTGACAGTCGCATGGTCAATCACAACCACTCCCCTTCTGTCGTCTCCTGA
- the vgll4b gene encoding transcription cofactor vestigial-like protein 4b isoform X2 has protein sequence METPLDVLSRAASFVHANEEESEAALRGDPRLLSLSSSSSSSSSSSSSSSSSHRTGPPPISPTKRKLSGDQGDSDMDENEHVAKMSRLFAAQLKPNGDYRSSPGSKDRSRSPIERVVVPGALGVPSNHMYSHPHHLHLASLATMDQPLALTKNSMVESARSNTAAMATVLHTVSTVERQQNRPSVITCAPANNRNCNLSHCTVSHNGCSNFTNNYRRSNTNTVCDPVIEEHFRRSLGKNYKEPEPTATNSVSITGSVDDHFAKALGETWLQIKNKGSPSSSGSSPNSSPDSRMVNHNHSPSVVS, from the exons GTGAGGCAGCTTTAAGAGGAGACCCCAGACTCCTGTCCCTGTCGTCTTCCTCCTCGTCTTCATCATcgtcctcctcatcttcctcctccagcCACAGGACGGGTCCTCCTCCCATCAGCCCCACTAAGAGGAAGCTGAGTGGTGATCAGGGGGACAGCGACATGGATGAAAACGAGCACGTGGCAAAGATGAGTCGACTGTTTGCCGCGCAGCT GAAACCTAATGGAGATTATCGCAGCTCTCCTGGCTCCAAGGACCGCAGCAGGAGCCCCATCGAACGTGTGGTGGTGCCGGGTGCTCTGGGAGTGCCGAGCAACCACATGTACAGCCACCCCCATCACCTCCACCTGGCCAGCTTAGCTACCATGGACCAGCCACTGGCACTTACCAAAAACAGCATGGTGGAGTCAGCACGCAGCAACACAGCAGCTATGGCtacagtgctgcacacagtCAGCACTGTGGAACGCCAGCAG AATCGTCCCTCAGTGATCACATGCGCCCCAGCAAACAACCGCAACTGCAACCTGTCTCACTGTACAGTCTCCCACAACGGCTGCTCCAACTTCACCAATAACTACAGGAGAAGCAACA CCAACACAGTGTGCGACCCTGTGATTGAGGAACATTTCCGTCGCAGCCTTGGGAAAAACTACAAGGAGCCCGAGCCCACCGCCACCAACTCGGTGTCCATCACGGGCTCAGTGGATGACCACTTTGCCAAGGCGCTCGGCGAAACCTGGCTGCAGATCAAAAACAAAGGGAGTCCCTCGTCATCTGGCAGCAGCCCAAACTCCTCCCCTGACAGTCGCATGGTCAATCACAACCACTCCCCTTCTGTCGTCTCCTGA